The Arachis duranensis cultivar V14167 chromosome 9, aradu.V14167.gnm2.J7QH, whole genome shotgun sequence genomic sequence tattttacataagatgtttttatctctagaggggagattgtagatactagctccagaggggagtttagaattatttttcccTAAGGGGATTCTTCTTCAGACTATAGAATCGTCTCGACAGCTTCCTCCTTactctcctagcatatgagtactcttagcctcTTGCTTTCCATTGTCTGATGCTTTCTTCAATTGCCTAAGCatcctatttataatagttgggtttgatggacaattcccatccttacccttcttatgactcattgcttacgtcattgtttgttttcttgcaccagctacattgttggtgctctatAACCTAAGTGCTTACGTCATTATGCAATAATGTTAAGAGATGCTTCAGATGCACTGTCCTCCTCTTTTATCATGTGACCCTCAGATGCATTGTCTTCTTCCTTCATCATGTGAGTTGATTCCGTTTCATTATTACTTTCTTCAGATATCTCTGAGgcacatagctggcacttgtggtcttctctgtcttttatcaaatagcagagattcctctttatccctttAGGAAGCTTTTCTAAAAGCccagataagttgtagaatgctgattcaaacTCCAccaagagtctcatctctctttcttcaatttcatttcttttactggacacaagtagagtatttctacttttataattaatccttgtgtgagattccttcgttattttttgagttctttcaaAGACCCTTGCTAATGTGCTGGCTAGccttccttcatgactgtaaattgttaaatcttgaatctgatcaattggttgaaaattttttgggaagacggacatgaatattacttggtgtgctggaaccaagcattcctcttcttcattaaaaataggttgactattTGTAAATTTTAGAGATATATCCCTTAGATTTAcattgtcaatcatatttttaaatgtcTTTACTGTATCAACgaatcctgcaggaaactcactaataatttttagatcattaaaaattaaaattgtatcaattaatccatactgaAAAAACTGATAGGTATCAGATGGGGAAGCAtctggaaatataaccagctttgttagttgttcttTGGTAGTAGGATAATATCCCAAAATTAcccttttttcttcagtccaattcaggactatgttaacggtttctctgagatttgatctacagacccttttcttttccttgatttcagcccttgtaggaatgtttcttattatccctgttctctgggtttgaattggagctttatctgctctttttagggtttgctctggatggagagcttcatattccctgaaGGATTCCTTTGCCTCTTCCAGTGTTAGAaaccctcctttatgaattattcttgattgatgtgtgaatggtgctgcttttttccaagcatcatatactcctttcatggggccattataaattacataatattttttatcttgggtagattttttaataatttcagcaattgttttattttctaaaattttttctttacctGATTTGTCCACCATGCTTAGCTGGTTGAACTCTGATGATTTTgcttgttgtgttgatttcattgtCTCAATGGCCTTCTTGAGAGATTGgatctgtgtccttatttgctgGCAATGCCtgcatttttcgagttcttgctcatatttttgaatttcttgatctaatgcgttgtagacgaactccattctcttgttaatgtatctgcaataacatttttgttacccttaatatattcaatttttattgaatattgtaacaaaaataattgccatcttaccaatcNNNNNNNNNNNNNNNNNNNNNNNNNNNNNNNNNNNNNNNNNNNNNNNNNNNNNNNNNNNNNNNNNNNNNNNNNNNNNNNNNNNNNNNNNNNNNNNNNNNNNNNNNNNNNNNNNNNNNNNNNNNNNNNNNNNNNNNNNNNNNNNNNNNNNNNNNNNNNNNNNNNNNNNNNNNNNNNNNNNNNNNNNNNNNNNNNNNNNNNNNNNNNNNNNNNNNNNNNNNNNNNNNNNNNNNNNNNNNNNNNNNNNNNNNNNNNNNNNNNNNNNNNNNNNNNNNNNNNNNNNNNNNNNNNNNNNNNNNNNNNNNNNNNNNNNNNNNNNNNNNNNNNNNNNNNNNNNNNNNNNNNNNNNNNNNNNNNNNNNNNNNNNNNNNNNNNNNNNNNNNNNNNNNNNNNNNNNNNNNNNNNNNNNNNNNNNNNNNNNNNNNNNNNNNNNNNNNNNNNNNNNNNNNNNNNNNNNNNNNNNNNNNNNNNNNNNNNNNNNNNNNNNNNNNNNNNNNNNNNNNNNNNNNNNNNNNNNNNNNNNNNNNNNNNNNNNNNNNNNNNNNNNNNNNNNNNNNNNNNNNNNNNNNNNNNNNNNNNNNNNNNNNNNNNNNNNNNNNNNNNNNNNNNNNNNNNNNNNNNNNNNNNNNNNNNNNNNNNNNNNNNNNNNNNNNNNNNNNNNNNNNNNNNNNNNNNNNNNNNNNNNNNNNNNNNNNNNNNNNNNNNNNNNNNNNNNNNNNNNNNNNNNNNNNNNNNNNNNNNNNNNNNNNNNNNNNNNNNNNNNNNNNNNNNNNNNNNNNNNNNNNNNNNNNNNNNNNNNNNNNNNNNNNNNNNNNNNNNNNNNNNNNNNNNNNNNNNNNNNNNNNNNNNNNNNNNNNNNNNNNNNNNNNNNNNNNNNNNNTCTTATCTATCTCTTGCGGAATaagaaattttatttggaatatttatctcttttatagggtcttttaatttaatgcttactaattcgttatttgtatttttaatatctaaaggattttcagcaCAAATGTCATCCAGAAGTTCTTCTATCTTTgtttcaagattattttttagaatttttatctgaaagtatagatttaaataacatgtttctaatatagaaaatattttaaattttagaatcttatctatagtagtggttggtatttttatacgtttcgatttttgatttattgaagaatcgtgtggagcttttaaaattatatatgttaattcttgaatgaatggatgatatagctttaaaaagttatttcctatgataaaatccattccagaatttaacatatatatagatggaacaatgaacctataattttgaataaaaattttagccATCTCtactttttggtcaattttatgtattgatttgtcagctattctaactcttaatggtttctttaattttttccaatcaagttttatatttgaactagcaaagcattgtgttgctccagaatctatgaaagcatttataaacttttctgttatttttatagtaataaaagTGACATTATTACTCAAtctctgagtctgtttctgagacatattcaaaaatatagtctaagttatcatcagattcctgtaatggttccatgaaacaagacttaacaatttctatttgtttagtaagatcctttttatccttcttttttggacattcatttgcatagtgtccttcttcttggcaataccaacatttacaattttcttttttattcgggcaatagtcacttttttgtcctttgtttttattgttatttcttttcctaaaatacctcttttttctccagtttggatagtattttctttttctaaattgatattttctttttctttgaaggtTTTTATTAAGACTATATTTTTGAGGTATCTCTTTATTATCCTGacagcaaattctaattatatttgcaaatcttttttgagccgcttcttgcatacaacgttcttttatttcctctcttattgcagaggttgctccaccaaaattattttcaattgtcccTCTNNNNNNNNNNNNNNNNNNNNNNNNNNNNNNNNNNNNNNNNNNNNNNNNNNNNNNNNNNNNNNNNNNNNNNNNNNNNNNNNNNNNNNNNNNNNNNNNNNNNTGACCCCAAAACCTTTAGAGCTAAAGGGTTGCCTTTGGCGTAAGCAACTGCTCTCTTCGATAGCTCCTGGAATCCATTCTCAGGTGGATGGATCTGGTTAAAGGCATTCAAGCTAAAGAGTTTAAGGGAGTTATGATAGTTCATTTCCTTGACTTCAAGAATTTGGTCAACGGCTCTACATGTAAGGACATGCCTATCTCGAGTTGTCACAATGACTCTGCTACCAACTCCTAGATAATCGTGTCCTACTCCGAGCACATTATCAAGAAGATCAGAACTATTCACATCATCTAGAACAATAAGAGCTTTCTTGTGCCTCAATCTACTCATAATAGTAGAGGATATGATTGTGGGGGTATCAATATGAATATCTTCTTGTAGTAACTCACAAAGAAGCTTATTGAATATGTATTTGACTCCATGCTTTGATGATTCTTCTCTTACATTTGCCAAGAAACAACTGACTTCATATTTGGGAGAGAACTCTTCAAATATAGCAGCAGCAATGGTTGTCTTACCTATACCGCCCATGCCCCATACTCCAATTACTAGAACTTCTCTTTGTTGGGTTCTCAATAAAGATTCAATATGTGCATAGTTTTGGTCCTTCACAAAAGAGTTTTCGGTTTCATTTGTATTATCGAGATTCAATTTCTGCAGATCCATTTGGATTGTGCTTTAATATTTTCAAGTAAACAAGGAAGTCAAATGAGGTTTGAGTCAGTCCTTCCGTGTGTAACAATGTAAGTAAACAGAAAATATGATTACTCACAaaatacaaaacataaataGGAAAATCAGATggcaataaaatcaaataaaagaaaaagacgtAAATCTAGATCGTATAATTTTACATATAGATGGTAAATATTTGAAGTTATTAAGAAGTCACATGATCACTCAAAAAAAAATGTGGCTTTATATTATAATCTTAACTATTAACGAAAGATCTAACTAATCAAATTCAGTCTTCACATTCATACATACAGAATCAGTGCCCTCAATTAACATATACTTTCCATATATAAAAGGATGTATCTAGTCAGAAGAGtagttttacttttatgcaaGAGCAAGAGCAAATGGTAGTTGTAAAAGGCACACTAGTGTTCTGACATCATGATCAATTCAAGTACCTCATAGAACCCAGAATACCTCATTTTGATTAAAATTCCGACTTCATTACATATCATTCTCAATAATAACCAccttaaattgaaaaataacagATTCTGTTTTCTACATAGATCAAACTAGTCAATTATAACAGAATAAGAATGATATCTAAACTCATTCAACTTTATCAAATTAATAATCACTCTTGCATTAAATAAGTAATTTTGGGTAATTTACTAATTTCAATCTCAAATACCACACAGTTTCAGGGAAAACTTCAGCAATTCAGATATATAGTCCATAAAATAGTGAAGTAGATGTAAGAGTTGAACAACCTACCTTGGATTTTGCTTCACACTGTTCTCACTTTTTCTGCGGTTCTTAGTGTCTCTGAATGGAAGAAGGCTAAGCTTTATATAATCTCTTTTTggctaatattttatttacatgatACATCAAGCAAGCGTCTTAGTTTTTTTTGTCAGTAGATTAGATAACTCTCAATTCTAAGTATCCCAATAAATTAGACAACCTCCAATCTTAATTCTCAACTTCTCATATGTTTCTATGCATTGGGCCAAgaatttaacaaaagaaaaaaagagccGAATGACACTAGCAATGCTACGCAACCATAATGATGTAATGACGTTAGacatgatttttcttttttgacaaaaatatacatattaaaaaattattaactttagAAGTATTTTGTTTTAATGTTGTAAATTTAAGATGTATAAAATTAGttacacattaaaaaaaataagaaagagtgAGACTCGTTAACTTACTATCTTAAAATTTTCAGTTAAATGTAATATCTTCTCATTTTATGTTCTTTCACTTGATTTTTCCTCAAAATTTGTTCGGTTGTTGAGAGTTCGCAAGAGTGATCCAACATATTTGTATCACATTTGCTATCCCTGGTACAATATCATCATAAATCACCATGGATCACCTTTTGATATAACTATCTCTGTCCGATTGAGGtttcttcctttattttgttactttataaatttttcttattttagaaatttttttccgtattatttatattttaagcaACTATTTTTTCACTATTTATACATTTACAAATTTCATGTGTAatagaaaattattaaattaaaaatgtttgATAACAAAATTGAAAGCTAATTTGAGATTTACACTAAAAGATGTTCCACTCACAATTctacttaattggaatgcaaaattaaacttaaaaaatgaaaaacaaaaaagcgcAACAGATTAGAATTAAGACAGTAAGAAAACACCAAATTAGATGCGCTGAGTGaattaaaaaatggaaaagtataggtaattAATAATATTCTTGAACAATGTGTGAACAATGTGAATTAATagggttaaaagagtaaatttaaTAAGTAACATTAAATTAGAGTGTAGTgtatttgtatttaattgatAGTTATTCATGTTGTTCAAAATAATTATTGTTCCCCTTGCATCCCCCTTAAAAAATTGAGCCCTTTGAGAAGGAGTAcaagctttttttttatttataaaaagaaaaatttttaactttttaaaaagttaattcatattttttttaaaaaaatagaaatatatgatttttttgttttttgataagttattttatctgtaaaaaaaaattgacttcaaaataaaaaagagttaCTCTTGTTTTTGGCtctataaaaaaatgttttctgtttttgttgaAAAGAGTGGTCCTCCACCACTATTTTCATGCAATGTTCTATTTATTAAAAAGccttttactattattttcacGCAATGTTCCATCTATctgttttaatattatatttaatttaaaataaatataaaaattgaatagtagatttaaaatttgagaaattaaataaagatattttttataaatattattaaatttcagttaccgtttttaaaatttcagtttccgatatttttattttctaaaaatatcgAAGGGattgaaattttagaaaaagagactgaaattttagttCTAATATTTAACCAccaaatataatactaaatttcagtttttcaattttagtcttagtttttttaattaaatgctATCTTtaagtctttttttttctctcaatttgTTTTATTAAGTGTGATTTTAAGtaggattaataaaaaatatgtaaaaaaatgttaaataataacaaagtatatttaataaaataattgagataaaaaaaattaaattttgagtgGATCAATGGTCAAAATTTACTGAAGTCTTTGGTAAGAAACATAATGCTTTAGGACAAGGTAAAATTAGGTTTGTCTGCTTTTATAAAATTATGGtaagttatttaattaaattgtttagaatttaaaaaaatatatatatattgccaCAGGTGtaataattctaaaattgaACGTAAATTTGTGTGATGACTAAACACTGCCGTGGTTTCTAAAAAAAATGGATTATGATGAAGAAATCGTCAGAGACTACAGatttaatttacattttataATGATTTTTGTAGATATGTAAATATTGCAAATACGTatgtaatattaaaaaaattattgtattttaataattttagattccaaacaatttaattaaataacttgacctaaaatgataaattatagTAACGTGACGTCTGGACTGAAATTATTGGAAATATTTTAATACCTCTGCTCTTATCTATTGCTCAATGTCTCCTTCGTAATTTCGTATACATCACAACAGTAGTTTCTAGCCAGTTTCCATTCCCTTTGGCTTTGTTTTCCACTTCACTCATCTTGAATTAATCGATCACTAATTGGTTTTGCCGTATGTCTTCTGGAATCTAAATTGGCTCAATATTCATACTGTGTTTTAACAAGACTTTTTTGGAcctaatgatttttttatacaGTTCATAAAATGgagatataatttaaatgagattgaaacgtaattttagaaaaatatgagGTGCATTTGTAAATCaagattgatgattttgttTCGTAAAAACCGCCTCTAACTTGAGtgcttttttggatttttttcaaaaataaaataaaaaaatctatattttatctatatttttccaAACACCATTTTTATTACACTAcatctaattataaaaattttatttatttttaatatttatattaaaaatgaaaataaatttaaattaataaattttaatctataatataataatatagtaattattttatatatagtacgaatataaattaattatttttttatttgtaaaaatttgAAGAGACTTGagtttgttttatatatatatatttagtctaatctaaatattttttattgtttttgaaaagaaatttttttaagaaatttaataatatgtaaCGAAGAATaccaaataaattatataaaaaccaattaaaatataatataaaaacatctttaacaaaagatgaaataaacatttttatttgagtgttctcaaataaaaaaaataacaaatagaaAGAGAGAATAGTATCTTTAGAAATATAATAGAGAAGGACTGAGACCAAAAGTAAAAAACAACTGGCAAGAACCCATTTTGATGGCACTGAACTATTGAAGGCACTGGAAGCTCTTGGCATTCAAGTTTACCCATCTTCAGCAATAATGATGTGCAGTTGCTATATTTCTATTatgaagaaaacaataatactatgttaataaaaaaaaaaacccaataTCAACAAAATGGTAGaagcaaaaatatatataaaaaaaaacagaagataCAAACATGATACAATATTAAGTAGAATATCCAGTCCTAGGTTATTAATAAAAGGAATATAATCAAAATATGTACCTTTAAACTGAAATTGCTGATAAGAACTATAATTGTAAATGGACTACACATTGTACCCCAGTTTGATCTCCGCGCTAAGAAAGCCTCCATCAAATTGAATGTGCAAAAGTTGTTCAAGTTTTTTCctgttcattttttttttaaaagaggaAAATATTATTAGCATATCTTGCTGGCTAAAGcatgcataaattaaattaaacttttgTTTAATACTCAGTTATAAtaaccaattaattaattaaaaggttACCTCAAGTTTTCTACTGATTCAACTTCCATTAACCTATGCTTAAATTTCTTTGCTGCAGGAActagttcttctccttcatcatCAGATTCCAAGTCCTTTTCTTCTAACTCGAAAACTTGCCTGCTTCTCTTGAACCTGCACACTCTTGATTCCTTCTCCATATTTGTGTATATCCAACGGATGCCACACTCTTTTAtcaccacttcttccttgtttgGTAGCCGAGCAAAGAACTTAACTTCCAGATTTGCATTcttgtcatcatcatcaatggCCTTTCTTCCTCTGATTATTTCCATTATCTGCTTACAGCATTGTGAATCATACCATAATAACACATGATCCGACAAAAGATTCATCTGATATCCATAATAAAATTCGCAGCTCCATTCTATTAAGGACGAACTTGCTATATGGGTCCTTTGACCCCAACTTGTTTCCAAGTAACATTCAAACCCAAACCTAATGTCAAGGTCACCACCAGTATTGCATGGTTGTATTGGTGGAACAACCAAGTAGAATATGAAGCCAAAGAAATTGGAACCTTGTGGCAGTTGAATGCTGATGGAATTTTGTGAAGAGCCACGATGGAACAAGCCACCAAGTTTACTGCCTCTACTTGGCAAGAAATAACAAACCTTGCCAACGTTGGCGTTATCCTCACTAAgaaagccatcatcatcatcaacaacagTGCATTCttcatttctattttcttcCAATCTTGGTGAGAGTTGTTGTGTTTTAGCCCTAGTGTCCATCCTAACAATGGCATCTTCCAAAATGGTATTGCATGACTCTTCATCCAATTTCAAGCAGTTTACGAATATAAAAGTAGTACCGTGTTGTCTTTTTAGTTCACTTGTGGAGCTTGACACTGTCCTCAAAGATTTGCAGTCCCAGGCCTTGAAGTGATGAACGGAAGGTGGAAGCGCTGGCACATATTGTAACCTTTCACAATGACAAAGTAAAACAATTTTGAGTCTCGGAAGAGTCTTAATGTTTTCTGGAAAGGTCATGATATTAGTGTTGTGGAGTCTTATCACCAACAATGATGATAACAAAGAGATGTTGTCTGGGAGTTCAATTAAACTTTGACATCCATCAAATTTCAATTCTTTTAGATAATGGAACATAGGGCTGGGTAGTATTCTGCGTAAGGTGGCCACTGAGTCATATTCTTTGTTATTAGGGTCTGAAAGCATGATTTGATTGGTGAACTTTTCAGGAAGAGCCATGAGAAGATCACTAATTGGAAAAGAGAAGTTTGTAAGATCTTGAAGATGCACAATTGACGATGGTAGTTGTTTCAAGGCAGTTGACCTCAAATGGACATGAATATTGGACtgattttttgaaattgggATTGAGAATTCTTCCAGATTTGGGCAGTTGTAGGCAACCACTGAGCGAAGAGACAATGGACAATTGTTGCTGGAAAGGCTCTTAAGCTTTTTGCATCCGTAGACAGCTAAATAGTCAAGTTTTGGAAGGGAGAAAATAGAAGGATGAACATGAGGCAAGCTTTCACATTGATTGAGCCATATTGTTTTTAGATTTGGGGCACCTGAAAAATCTGGACACTCTATCATTCGCTTCGAACCACTGAGAAAAACTTCCTCCAAACTCGGTAAACTCTGCAATGGATTAAGCGGGTAGATTAGGAATCCTTAGTTGTGGTTACTTACCAGTATATATGGGTAAAGAAGCCGCTGCAATGCATGTTGCTATATGAAATTTGAGAAACAGCAATTTTCGTAACAAAGAAACTGtggtttttttattaaaattttatcggtatttaattaataaaaaaaattatattattagatataattttatactattaaaaatattaataataataattaattgatacttatatattataaaatttattatcttctaacattttttttaataattaaggtCGATAAATATACACAATAATTtcataagttttttttattattagtctAATATAAGTTTCATTATTTtgatagttaattatttaattaaaaaaNNNNNNNNNNNNNNNNNNNNNNNNNNNNNNNNNNNNNNNNNNNNNNNNNNNNNNNNNNNNNNNNNNNNNNNNNNNNNNNNNNNNNNNN encodes the following:
- the LOC107464289 gene encoding TMV resistance protein N-like encodes the protein MDLQKLNLDNTNETENSFVKDQNYAHIESLLRTQQREVLVIGVWGMGGIGKTTIAAAIFEEFSPKYEVSCFLANVREESSKHGVKYIFNKLLCELLQEDIHIDTPTIISSTIMSRLRHKKALIVLDDVNSSDLLDNVLGVGHDYLGVGSRVIVTTRDRHVLTCRAVDQILEVKEMNYHNSLKLFSLNAFNQIHPPENGFQELSKRAVAYAKGNPLALKVLGNRLRD